One region of Priestia megaterium genomic DNA includes:
- a CDS encoding GNAT family N-acetyltransferase: MLKSGELVGTAVKLVPLEKMHEQELYEAAKPKEIWEHLPVKVHRLRDMKQLIESALKAKQEGRELPFAVFDIESHLIIGSTRFLDISLPNKSVEIGWTWYHPSVWRTRVNTECKYLLLKYCFEELKFHRVQFKTDVRNKRSRAAIKRLGATQEGISRKHMVLPGGYVRDSVIFSIIDDEWPFVKKRLENFLHAASAENRENASN; encoded by the coding sequence ATGCTAAAGTCAGGTGAGCTTGTAGGAACAGCGGTAAAGCTAGTGCCGCTTGAAAAAATGCATGAGCAAGAACTCTATGAAGCTGCAAAACCGAAAGAAATTTGGGAGCATCTCCCGGTAAAAGTTCATCGTCTAAGGGATATGAAACAACTGATTGAAAGTGCTTTAAAAGCAAAGCAGGAAGGAAGAGAGCTGCCTTTTGCTGTGTTTGATATAGAGTCACATTTGATTATAGGAAGCACAAGATTTTTAGATATATCACTTCCTAACAAAAGCGTGGAAATAGGGTGGACGTGGTACCATCCATCCGTGTGGCGAACTCGAGTCAACACGGAATGTAAGTATTTATTATTAAAATACTGTTTTGAAGAGCTGAAGTTTCACCGCGTTCAGTTCAAAACGGATGTGCGAAACAAGCGGTCTAGAGCGGCTATTAAACGGTTAGGTGCCACGCAAGAAGGCATTAGCAGAAAACATATGGTTTTACCAGGTGGATACGTACGAGATTCGGTCATCTTCAGTATAATCGATGACGAATGGCCGTTTGTCAAAAAGCGGTTAGAAAATTTTTTGCATGCAGCCAGTGCGGAAAATAGAGAAAACGCCAGCAATTAA
- a CDS encoding NAD(P)-dependent alcohol dehydrogenase, with amino-acid sequence MKAMVCTKYGKPDVLQLQEVEKPIPKENEILIKVHATTVTSGDCRVRSFNSPLLLWLPMRIVLGLRKPRKSILGVELAGEVEEVGKNVTRFKKGDQLFAMTGMKFGGYGEYICLPEKGTIAVKPENVTYEEAASISFGGTTALHFFRKGNIHAGQKVLIYGASGAVGTAAVQLANYYGAEVTGVCSAKNNELVKSLGADRVIDYQNEDFTEKQERYDLIFDAVGKITKNQCKEALALNGRFVSVEGQGIAKVQTKDLLLLKKLMEEGQIQSVIDRCYSLEQVPEAHEYVETGHKIGSVVITLKN; translated from the coding sequence ATGAAAGCAATGGTATGTACAAAGTATGGTAAACCGGATGTTCTTCAGCTTCAAGAAGTGGAAAAGCCTATTCCAAAAGAGAATGAAATACTGATAAAAGTTCATGCCACCACGGTCACATCGGGCGACTGCAGAGTGAGGAGCTTTAATAGTCCACTGCTATTGTGGCTTCCAATGCGAATAGTTTTGGGGTTACGAAAGCCTAGAAAATCAATACTAGGCGTAGAACTGGCCGGAGAAGTAGAGGAAGTCGGAAAGAACGTAACGCGTTTCAAAAAAGGCGACCAGCTGTTTGCAATGACAGGTATGAAGTTCGGAGGATATGGGGAATATATCTGCTTACCAGAAAAGGGGACAATAGCCGTAAAGCCAGAGAATGTAACCTATGAAGAAGCCGCCTCTATTTCTTTCGGCGGCACGACGGCTCTGCATTTTTTTAGAAAAGGAAACATTCATGCCGGGCAAAAAGTGCTTATCTACGGTGCTTCAGGTGCCGTAGGAACTGCCGCTGTACAGCTTGCTAACTATTACGGAGCTGAAGTGACAGGCGTGTGCAGTGCTAAAAATAATGAACTAGTAAAGTCTTTAGGAGCAGACCGCGTCATCGACTACCAAAACGAAGATTTTACTGAAAAACAAGAAAGATACGATCTTATCTTTGATGCCGTTGGGAAAATCACAAAAAATCAGTGCAAGGAAGCGTTAGCCTTAAATGGACGCTTTGTTTCGGTCGAAGGGCAAGGAATTGCCAAAGTGCAGACGAAAGATTTATTACTTCTTAAAAAACTTATGGAAGAAGGACAGATCCAATCAGTGATTGATAGATGCTACTCTTTAGAACAAGTGCCAGAAGCTCATGAGTATGTAGAAACCGGACATAAAATAGGGAGCGTAGTCATTACGTTAAAAAATTAA
- a CDS encoding ABC transporter permease — MNINQLVFRNFKKNVKNYYLYVFALVFSAALYFAFVTLQYDPALDATKGSIKGGAGIRAASVLLVAIVSIFLLYANTIFIKRRSKEIGLFQLIGMTKTKIFRILTVENFMLYFASLIVGILIGFSFSKVIIMILFKITDTKGIAKLHFSEEALIQTLIVFGVIYLLIMTMNYLFIKRQTILALFRVTSSTEGKTKKISIFEIIIGILGMIFIVSGYYISAKLFDGSFTSMNALSIAMVSILASVILGTYLFYKGSVRFLLNLVRKSKKGYLSINNVLSLSSIMFRMKSNALLLTVITTVSALAIGLLCLSYISYYSAEKSAEDYVPNDFSINNTKDAASFKAALDRKKIAYTEKKIDVIQVKANVKNISENTFENTMVDSSAMTLPMISEKSVNGVEIAPNETLFTGYNDVLQRTAGFKDSGQIELKGKREVIPQKYVGLDRKFLLSTYFTGGGLPTAIVDDSIFNKLKHDADPSIQKESSVYTGIDITKEANIKKANQIFAKMTFRDNSLNDSRMETVVSQKQGMGLIMFIVAFLGLAFLITSGCILYFKQMDESEDEKPNYTILRKLGFTENDLLKGIKIKQLFNFGIPLIVGLLHSYFAVQSGWFFFGTELWTPIIIVMIVYTSLYSIFGILSVLYYKKIIKEAL, encoded by the coding sequence ATGAATATTAATCAGCTCGTCTTCCGCAACTTCAAAAAGAATGTAAAAAACTATTATCTGTACGTTTTTGCACTGGTTTTCAGCGCAGCTTTATATTTTGCTTTTGTCACGCTTCAGTACGATCCTGCTCTTGATGCAACCAAAGGCTCCATCAAAGGAGGAGCAGGGATCCGGGCCGCTTCTGTTTTACTTGTAGCCATTGTTTCTATCTTTCTATTATATGCAAATACGATTTTTATCAAACGGCGCAGTAAAGAAATTGGCTTATTTCAGCTAATTGGCATGACCAAAACAAAAATTTTCCGTATTTTGACCGTTGAAAATTTTATGCTGTATTTTGCCTCACTGATTGTCGGCATTTTAATTGGGTTTTCGTTTTCAAAAGTAATCATCATGATTTTATTTAAAATCACCGATACAAAAGGCATTGCCAAGCTTCATTTTTCAGAAGAAGCCTTGATTCAAACGCTGATTGTGTTCGGAGTCATCTATTTGTTAATTATGACGATGAACTATCTTTTTATTAAAAGACAGACCATTTTAGCCCTATTCCGAGTTACTTCATCTACAGAAGGCAAAACGAAAAAAATTAGTATATTTGAAATTATTATTGGAATTCTTGGCATGATCTTTATTGTTTCCGGCTACTATATTTCTGCTAAATTGTTTGACGGATCTTTTACAAGCATGAATGCTTTGTCAATCGCAATGGTGTCTATTTTAGCTTCAGTTATCCTCGGAACCTATTTGTTTTATAAAGGCTCAGTTCGCTTTTTATTAAATCTTGTGCGAAAAAGCAAAAAAGGCTATTTGTCGATTAACAATGTATTATCTCTTTCTTCTATTATGTTTCGGATGAAATCAAACGCACTGTTGCTGACGGTTATTACAACCGTATCGGCTCTGGCTATTGGCCTATTGTGCTTGAGCTATATCTCTTATTATTCTGCTGAAAAGTCGGCCGAAGATTATGTGCCTAACGATTTTTCGATCAACAATACAAAAGACGCTGCTTCGTTTAAAGCCGCGCTGGATCGAAAGAAAATAGCATATACGGAAAAAAAGATCGACGTCATCCAAGTAAAAGCAAACGTAAAAAACATCTCAGAAAACACTTTTGAAAATACCATGGTGGACTCGTCAGCAATGACTCTTCCAATGATTAGTGAAAAATCCGTTAATGGTGTAGAGATAGCTCCAAACGAAACATTATTTACCGGCTATAACGATGTACTTCAAAGAACAGCAGGATTTAAAGACTCAGGACAAATTGAGCTTAAAGGAAAACGAGAAGTAATTCCGCAAAAATATGTAGGGTTGGATCGAAAGTTCCTGCTATCCACTTATTTTACAGGAGGCGGTTTACCTACTGCGATTGTAGACGATTCCATATTTAATAAGCTTAAGCACGATGCAGATCCTTCTATTCAAAAAGAATCATCTGTCTATACAGGAATAGACATAACAAAAGAAGCTAACATAAAAAAAGCAAATCAAATTTTTGCAAAGATGACTTTTAGAGATAACAGCTTAAATGATTCGCGTATGGAAACGGTAGTAAGCCAAAAACAAGGTATGGGTCTAATTATGTTCATTGTCGCTTTTCTAGGACTGGCCTTTTTAATCACGTCAGGGTGCATTCTTTACTTTAAACAAATGGACGAAAGTGAAGATGAAAAGCCAAACTATACGATTCTTAGAAAACTCGGCTTCACTGAAAATGATTTACTAAAAGGCATAAAAATAAAGCAGCTTTTTAATTTCGGCATTCCGTTAATCGTAGGCTTGCTTCACAGCTATTTTGCCGTACAATCCGGCTGGTTCTTTTTTGGGACAGAGCTTTGGACACCTATTATTATCGTCATGATTGTCTATACGTCCCTCTACTCTATTTTTGGTATTTTATCCGTTCTTTACTATAAAAAAATTATTAAAGAAGCTCTTTAA
- a CDS encoding sensor histidine kinase → MIKLFIRERLSWILFFFMMHLLMLFIAYIDSSIPLSSILYIVFLSSIIFLIFCVFRYQKETKFYQGLKDEEDFFDSSTLSHPLRPFEKIVQRNLMQQLEQAKKDAVQTQLHVTQEKDEMLAWIHEIKTPLTAMHLIIERLENREVKANLTFEWLRIHFLLDQQLHQKRIFFIENDMYIEHLDLESLIFTEIKTLQAWCMQKNIGFDVDIQAGRVLCDAKWLSFIMRQLLTNAVKYSEASDVMIRSYKHHGQVYVEVKDSGRGISPQDMPRIFEKGFTSTTQHEDSRATGMGLYLAQKAAHALSIHIGVKSVLNEGTTFTLAFPKSNDFVDMKSM, encoded by the coding sequence ATGATTAAACTCTTTATTCGCGAGCGTCTAAGCTGGATTCTTTTCTTTTTTATGATGCATCTTTTAATGCTTTTTATCGCTTATATTGATAGCTCCATTCCGCTGTCTTCGATTCTTTATATCGTGTTTTTATCATCGATTATCTTTCTTATTTTCTGCGTCTTCCGCTATCAGAAAGAAACGAAATTTTACCAAGGGTTAAAAGATGAAGAGGATTTCTTTGATTCTTCTACTCTTTCTCATCCGCTGCGCCCCTTTGAAAAGATTGTTCAGCGAAATCTGATGCAACAATTAGAACAGGCGAAAAAAGATGCGGTGCAAACTCAGCTGCACGTGACGCAGGAAAAAGATGAAATGTTAGCTTGGATTCACGAAATTAAAACGCCGTTAACTGCAATGCATTTAATAATTGAACGCTTAGAAAATCGAGAAGTTAAAGCAAACTTGACGTTCGAGTGGCTCCGTATTCACTTTTTACTTGATCAACAGCTGCATCAAAAGCGCATTTTCTTTATCGAAAATGATATGTATATTGAACATCTGGATTTAGAGTCCCTTATTTTCACTGAAATCAAAACGCTACAAGCTTGGTGTATGCAAAAAAATATTGGGTTTGATGTGGACATACAGGCAGGACGTGTACTGTGTGACGCAAAGTGGCTTTCGTTTATTATGAGACAGCTCTTAACAAACGCAGTCAAGTACAGTGAAGCATCTGACGTAATGATTAGAAGCTATAAGCACCATGGTCAAGTGTACGTCGAGGTAAAAGACAGCGGACGCGGCATTTCTCCTCAAGATATGCCGCGCATTTTTGAGAAAGGTTTTACCTCAACCACTCAGCATGAAGACAGCCGTGCCACAGGTATGGGTTTGTATCTCGCTCAAAAAGCTGCGCACGCTCTTTCTATTCACATTGGTGTGAAGTCAGTTCTTAACGAAGGCACGACGTTTACGCTTGCCTTTCCTAAATCAAATGATTTTGTTGATATGAAAAGCATGTGA
- a CDS encoding M20 family metallopeptidase, translated as MTVKSIGEYSVTESLKKQVIEWRRHFHRYPELSFQEHRTAQFVEDTLRSFGSFIITRPTPTSVVARLIGKEQGKVVAIRADMDALPIEEENTFAFASVHKGVMHACGHDGHTAILLGVASVLSQLRNEFKGEIRLIFQHAEELLPGGAQELVKEGLMEGVDYVIGTHLNSGLLVGEIGVLAGPMMASPDTFNISIKGKGGHAAAPHEAVDAIVVGAQIVTNLQTIVSRTTNPVDKLVVSVTQFHGGTTHNVLPDKVELNGTVRSFDAALREKVPAQIDRIVKGLTEAYGAEYTFTYEKGYHPVINSEEITRLIEETAIEEYGKDRVKTLSPKMGGEDFSAYLQETEGAFFNIGARNEEQGIVYPHHHPKFTVDEASLEVGVKMFLRVTEKLLAR; from the coding sequence ATGACAGTCAAATCAATCGGTGAATACAGCGTCACAGAAAGCTTGAAGAAGCAAGTAATTGAATGGAGAAGACACTTTCATCGCTATCCTGAATTATCGTTTCAAGAGCACCGAACGGCTCAGTTTGTTGAAGATACGCTTCGTTCGTTTGGAAGCTTTATCATTACGCGTCCTACACCAACAAGCGTGGTGGCTAGATTAATAGGAAAAGAGCAGGGAAAAGTGGTTGCGATTCGAGCGGATATGGACGCGCTGCCGATTGAAGAAGAAAACACGTTTGCATTTGCTTCGGTTCATAAAGGCGTGATGCATGCATGCGGACATGACGGTCACACGGCTATTTTGCTAGGAGTAGCTTCCGTGCTTTCTCAGTTAAGAAATGAATTTAAAGGAGAAATTCGCTTGATTTTTCAACACGCGGAAGAGCTGCTGCCCGGGGGAGCGCAGGAGCTTGTGAAAGAAGGCTTGATGGAAGGTGTGGATTACGTGATTGGCACACATTTGAATTCTGGTCTTCTCGTCGGAGAAATCGGCGTGCTTGCAGGTCCTATGATGGCTTCGCCTGACACGTTTAACATATCGATTAAAGGAAAAGGAGGACACGCCGCAGCGCCTCATGAAGCAGTTGATGCGATCGTTGTAGGAGCGCAAATTGTGACGAACCTTCAAACCATTGTTTCAAGAACGACGAATCCAGTCGATAAATTAGTCGTATCGGTTACACAATTTCACGGAGGAACTACGCACAACGTACTTCCTGATAAAGTGGAGCTGAACGGTACCGTTCGAAGCTTTGACGCGGCTCTGCGAGAAAAAGTTCCAGCACAAATTGACCGGATTGTAAAAGGACTAACAGAAGCCTACGGCGCAGAGTACACGTTTACGTATGAAAAAGGCTATCACCCTGTCATTAACTCTGAAGAAATTACAAGGTTAATTGAAGAAACAGCCATTGAAGAATACGGAAAAGACCGTGTAAAGACGCTGTCTCCTAAAATGGGAGGAGAAGACTTTTCAGCTTACCTGCAGGAAACGGAAGGAGCATTTTTTAACATTGGAGCGCGAAATGAAGAACAGGGCATCGTATACCCTCATCATCATCCGAAGTTTACGGTAGATGAAGCCTCGCTTGAAGTCGGAGTAAAAATGTTTTTGCGCGTTACTGAAAAGCTGTTGGCTCGTTAA
- a CDS encoding acyl-CoA dehydrogenase family protein, which translates to MSIEVSARPVYNQSTRAYYASIREKIASLVDEVIRPNAARTDEEGVFPRENLEALIKAGWGNILVPKAYSGLELDHVAFAIVAEEIAKACASTALVYVMHVGAIQTITLYGNDDQKKRWLKPIDQGLIGTYSTSEKASGGHWWWYNFSQAQRNGEDYVVNADKSFTTSAGQADFYIVQTRGPEAQEATDISFFIVDGKSDGITASPWEALGVRGNHSGPISYKNVHVPKEDLLGSEETGKEIVLNGVSPIYLIGLGSAWLGVAEHALELAVNHATRTIHRDFNNQLSDYQVIRQQIAEAKVLIESTKPWQIDLAEQLDILQAEQKAQGILTLPLTEFKVHASEVANKATRIALDVSGGYGYKKGPIERLFRDARAGIAMGPSNNIAREWIGKNLVGLPLELWIKGGE; encoded by the coding sequence ATGTCAATCGAAGTTTCTGCACGTCCTGTATACAATCAATCAACGCGCGCTTATTACGCATCTATTCGGGAGAAAATTGCTTCTCTCGTAGATGAAGTGATCCGGCCTAATGCAGCCCGTACAGATGAAGAAGGCGTTTTTCCACGAGAAAATTTAGAAGCGCTTATTAAAGCAGGCTGGGGAAATATTCTTGTACCAAAAGCATACAGCGGCCTAGAACTTGATCACGTGGCTTTTGCGATTGTAGCTGAGGAAATTGCAAAAGCTTGTGCTTCTACTGCTTTAGTTTACGTGATGCATGTCGGAGCGATTCAAACTATTACGCTGTACGGAAACGACGATCAAAAGAAACGCTGGTTAAAACCAATTGACCAAGGGCTGATTGGTACGTACTCTACAAGTGAAAAAGCCTCAGGAGGACACTGGTGGTGGTACAACTTCAGTCAAGCGCAGCGAAATGGTGAAGATTATGTAGTTAATGCTGACAAATCGTTTACTACGAGCGCCGGGCAAGCTGATTTTTATATCGTCCAAACACGCGGTCCTGAAGCACAAGAAGCAACTGATATTAGCTTTTTTATTGTAGACGGAAAATCAGACGGCATCACTGCAAGTCCGTGGGAAGCGCTGGGCGTTCGCGGTAATCACAGCGGTCCGATTTCTTATAAAAATGTACACGTGCCAAAAGAAGATCTTCTAGGCAGTGAAGAAACAGGGAAAGAAATCGTCTTAAACGGCGTTTCCCCTATTTATTTAATTGGCCTTGGTTCTGCTTGGCTTGGCGTAGCGGAACATGCGCTAGAGCTTGCGGTTAACCATGCAACGCGAACGATTCACCGTGATTTTAATAACCAGCTTAGCGACTATCAAGTCATTCGCCAGCAGATTGCCGAAGCAAAAGTGCTCATTGAAAGCACAAAACCATGGCAAATTGACTTGGCAGAACAGCTTGATATTTTACAAGCTGAACAAAAAGCACAAGGTATCCTTACCCTCCCGCTGACTGAATTTAAAGTGCACGCTTCAGAAGTAGCCAACAAAGCAACGCGAATTGCATTGGATGTAAGCGGCGGATATGGCTATAAAAAAGGCCCTATTGAACGTTTGTTCCGGGATGCCAGAGCGGGCATTGCTATGGGCCCTTCTAATAATATTGCCAGAGAATGGATCGGAAAGAACCTTGTAGGGCTTCCTCTTGAACTTTGGATTAAAGGCGGAGAGTAA
- a CDS encoding response regulator transcription factor, translating to MFKLLLIEDDVTLFNELKERLEQWSYDVYGIRNFSNVMQEFSEVKPDLVIMDIQLPKYDGFHWCRMIRSHSKIPIIFLSSRDHPSDMVMSMQFGADDFVQKPFHFDVLVAKIQALLRRVYNYSVEQVNLLSWQGATIDYEKNKVSTESKAIELTKNEIFILKCLIHKKNTIVSRDELINSLWEDKRFISDNTLTVNVNRLRKKLDEIGLGTFIETKVGQGYVAIEEERYD from the coding sequence TTGTTTAAACTTCTTTTAATTGAAGATGATGTAACGCTGTTTAACGAACTGAAAGAGCGGTTGGAGCAATGGTCATATGATGTTTACGGCATCCGTAATTTCAGTAACGTTATGCAGGAGTTTAGCGAGGTAAAACCTGATTTAGTGATTATGGATATTCAACTGCCGAAGTATGACGGATTCCACTGGTGCAGAATGATTCGCTCTCACTCAAAAATTCCTATTATCTTTCTATCTTCACGAGATCACCCTTCTGATATGGTGATGTCTATGCAATTTGGAGCCGACGACTTTGTGCAAAAGCCGTTTCATTTTGATGTGCTTGTAGCAAAAATACAGGCCCTTCTCCGCCGCGTCTATAATTACAGCGTTGAACAAGTAAACCTTCTTTCGTGGCAAGGCGCAACGATCGATTATGAAAAAAATAAAGTATCAACGGAATCTAAAGCTATTGAGTTAACCAAAAATGAAATCTTTATTTTAAAATGCTTAATACATAAAAAGAATACGATTGTAAGCCGAGATGAGCTGATTAATAGTTTGTGGGAAGATAAACGGTTTATCAGTGATAATACCCTAACGGTAAACGTCAATCGCCTGCGAAAAAAGTTAGATGAAATTGGACTAGGAACTTTTATTGAAACAAAAGTCGGTCAAGGCTACGTAGCGATTGAAGAGGAACGCTATGATTAA
- the sfnG gene encoding dimethylsulfone monooxygenase SfnG: MSLQFAYWAPNVSGGLVISNIPQKTEWSFEANSRYAQIAEQVGFDYVLLQTRFFASYGAENQLEAATLASALAATTKKINIITAVLPGLWHPGVFAKIISTIDHISSGRVSVNVVSGWFKGEFNGYGEPWLDHDERYRRSEEFINVLRELWKNETTTFKGDFYRLNDAPLKPKPLQPPKIFQGGNSKAAREMASRVSDVYFMNGNSIENLKNQIKDVKANANGHDIQFGVNGFVIVRETEEEAKQVLKEIVLQADKEAVEGFESQVKFAGKASPQGEGMWANSSFENLVQYNDGFRTGLIGTAEQVANQIIELKKIGVDIILTGFLHYEEEIKTFGETIIPLVRQKEQELKEKAGAL; this comes from the coding sequence ATGAGTTTGCAATTTGCTTATTGGGCCCCGAACGTAAGCGGAGGCCTTGTCATTTCCAACATTCCTCAAAAAACAGAGTGGTCATTTGAAGCAAACAGCCGGTACGCACAAATTGCCGAGCAGGTAGGCTTTGATTACGTTCTCTTGCAAACTAGGTTTTTTGCAAGCTACGGCGCTGAAAATCAACTAGAAGCTGCGACTCTTGCTTCTGCACTGGCCGCCACTACTAAAAAAATCAACATTATTACAGCAGTTCTTCCGGGGTTATGGCATCCCGGCGTATTTGCTAAAATCATTTCGACTATTGATCATATCAGCAGCGGGCGCGTCTCCGTGAACGTGGTAAGCGGCTGGTTTAAAGGCGAATTTAACGGCTACGGCGAACCGTGGCTAGATCATGATGAGCGCTACCGCCGTTCTGAAGAATTTATTAACGTGCTTCGAGAACTTTGGAAAAACGAAACGACCACGTTCAAAGGAGACTTTTACCGATTAAATGACGCACCATTAAAACCAAAGCCTCTTCAGCCGCCGAAAATATTTCAAGGAGGAAACTCTAAAGCTGCGCGTGAAATGGCAAGCCGGGTATCAGACGTCTATTTCATGAACGGCAACTCGATTGAAAACTTAAAAAATCAAATTAAAGACGTAAAAGCAAACGCAAACGGCCATGATATTCAATTTGGCGTAAACGGGTTTGTCATTGTCCGTGAAACAGAAGAAGAAGCAAAACAAGTGCTAAAAGAAATTGTTCTACAAGCAGATAAAGAAGCCGTTGAAGGGTTTGAAAGTCAAGTGAAATTTGCAGGCAAAGCTTCTCCTCAAGGTGAAGGCATGTGGGCAAACTCTTCGTTTGAAAACTTAGTTCAGTATAATGATGGTTTCCGAACTGGCCTTATCGGAACAGCCGAACAAGTCGCCAATCAAATTATCGAACTGAAAAAAATCGGTGTGGATATTATTTTGACAGGCTTTTTACATTATGAAGAAGAAATCAAAACGTTTGGCGAAACCATTATTCCGCTCGTAAGACAAAAAGAACAGGAACTAAAAGAAAAAGCGGGTGCATTATAA
- a CDS encoding ABC transporter ATP-binding protein, whose product MNILEATNIHKSYGNKFNKQEVLKGVDITIMKGEFVGIMGASGSGKTTLLNVLSSIDKINGGTIKIEGNEISRMKEKQLANFRKTHLGFIFQDYNLLDTLTVKENILLPLSVVKTPSAVAHKKFDALAKQLGIYELKDKYPNEISGGQKQRTSAARAFIHEPSMIFADEPTGALDSKAASDLLNKLTELNDKRSASIVMVTHDPVAASYCSKVIFIKDGQIYTQLYKGDQTRKDFFEDIMKTQGVLGGVQDEY is encoded by the coding sequence ATGAACATATTAGAAGCTACTAATATTCATAAAAGCTACGGAAATAAATTTAATAAACAAGAAGTATTAAAAGGTGTAGATATTACCATTATGAAAGGAGAATTTGTAGGAATTATGGGCGCTTCCGGCTCAGGTAAAACCACGCTTCTGAACGTGCTTTCCTCGATTGATAAAATCAACGGGGGAACCATCAAAATTGAAGGAAATGAAATTAGCAGAATGAAAGAAAAGCAGTTAGCAAACTTCCGAAAAACACATTTAGGCTTTATTTTTCAAGACTATAACTTGCTCGATACACTGACAGTCAAAGAAAATATCCTCTTGCCTCTTTCTGTTGTAAAAACTCCTTCAGCAGTAGCTCACAAAAAATTTGACGCGCTAGCCAAACAGCTCGGCATCTATGAGCTCAAAGATAAATATCCAAATGAAATTTCGGGCGGACAAAAGCAGCGTACTTCTGCTGCAAGAGCCTTTATTCATGAGCCAAGTATGATTTTTGCTGACGAACCAACCGGTGCACTTGACTCAAAAGCAGCTAGCGATTTGCTAAACAAACTGACCGAGCTTAATGACAAAAGAAGCGCAAGTATTGTGATGGTAACGCATGACCCAGTGGCAGCCAGCTACTGCAGTAAAGTGATTTTTATAAAAGACGGACAAATTTATACGCAGCTGTATAAAGGGGATCAAACGCGAAAAGACTTCTTTGAAGATATTATGAAAACTCAAGGTGTACTAGGCGGAGTGCAAGATGAATATTAA
- a CDS encoding LLM class flavin-dependent oxidoreductase, producing the protein MSEKRKLKLGANIKGLGNTTDGWRHPDVEPDASINIAFYKKQARILEKGLFSFVFIADGLAISEKSIPHFLNRFEPITLLSALAASTSHIGLVGTVSTSFSEPFTIARQLMSLDHISGGRAGWNLVTSPQEGAARNHSRGHLPHHSERYEIAKEHLDVVKGLWDSWEDDAFTYKKETGQFFDPKKMHTLGFKGKHFRVQGPLNIARSKQGHPVVFQAGSSEKGRGFGAENADAIYTNAHTLEEAQAFYQDMKNRARNHGRNPEELLIFPSIDLIIGDSEEDVERRYGELAALIPINHAITYLARFFDDYDFQQFDVGAPFPELGDIGANAFQSTTNKIKQAAAARKLTLREVALETILPRSPFSGTPEHVANEMQKWYEQEAADGFVLRPFMSETFHQFVEKVVPILQERGLYDTSYESDTLRGNLNLSVPANRYSQTKGEFVYDSQINR; encoded by the coding sequence TTGAGTGAAAAAAGAAAGCTGAAGCTAGGAGCAAATATTAAAGGGCTTGGAAATACGACGGACGGATGGAGACATCCGGACGTAGAGCCTGATGCGAGCATTAATATTGCGTTTTATAAGAAACAAGCGCGTATATTAGAAAAAGGACTGTTCAGCTTTGTTTTTATTGCGGATGGATTAGCGATATCTGAAAAGTCTATTCCTCACTTTTTAAATCGTTTTGAGCCAATTACACTGCTGTCAGCTCTCGCTGCTTCTACGAGTCACATCGGACTAGTTGGGACGGTTTCAACAAGTTTCAGTGAGCCTTTTACCATCGCTCGTCAGCTGATGTCTCTTGATCATATCAGCGGCGGGCGAGCAGGATGGAACTTAGTCACTTCTCCGCAAGAAGGGGCAGCGCGCAATCACAGCAGAGGACATCTTCCTCACCACAGCGAACGATACGAAATTGCAAAAGAGCATCTCGACGTAGTAAAAGGGCTGTGGGATTCATGGGAAGATGATGCTTTTACCTATAAAAAAGAAACCGGTCAGTTTTTTGATCCAAAGAAAATGCATACGCTTGGATTTAAAGGCAAGCACTTTCGAGTTCAAGGGCCGTTAAATATTGCTCGTTCAAAGCAGGGACATCCGGTTGTGTTTCAAGCCGGGTCATCAGAAAAAGGAAGAGGATTTGGCGCAGAAAATGCGGATGCCATTTACACCAATGCACATACACTAGAAGAAGCGCAGGCATTCTATCAAGATATGAAAAATAGAGCAAGAAATCATGGGAGAAATCCTGAAGAGCTTCTCATTTTTCCAAGTATTGATTTAATTATAGGAGATAGCGAGGAAGATGTAGAAAGAAGATATGGAGAGCTTGCCGCTTTAATTCCAATTAATCATGCCATTACATATTTAGCTCGTTTTTTTGATGATTATGACTTTCAGCAATTTGACGTAGGCGCACCGTTTCCAGAGCTGGGAGATATCGGAGCAAATGCTTTTCAAAGTACTACAAATAAAATTAAACAAGCGGCGGCTGCTCGAAAGTTAACGTTAAGAGAGGTCGCGCTTGAAACAATTTTGCCGCGTTCGCCATTTTCAGGAACACCTGAGCACGTAGCGAATGAAATGCAAAAATGGTATGAGCAGGAAGCAGCGGATGGATTTGTGCTTCGCCCGTTTATGAGCGAGACGTTTCATCAGTTTGTGGAAAAAGTGGTGCCTATTTTACAAGAGCGTGGGCTTTACGACACTTCATATGAAAGCGATACGCTGCGCGGAAATTTAAATCTTTCCGTTCCAGCCAATCGATATAGTCAAACAAAGGGGGAATTTGTTTATGACAGTCAAATCAATCGGTGA